CATAAATGTAAAAGATATTAAAATTGGGCCCTCTGATTTGCTTAATATGAgcaatttgaaataatttatacttttgatacttaagtatatttaaaacccaaaacttttactcaggtagtatttcactgagtgactttcactttagtcattttctaCTAAGATATCTTTACTTGAACTCAAGTAcaaaaattgggtactttttccaccacagcTAGCAGGGAAGTGATGGTGATCACAAACATATGGGAGTGTGTGGGAGTCAGCTTTTTTACAACGAAAATACTACAGTACCTATTTTTACTACAGTGCTACCAGTATCTATACTACTTTCTCAGCTCTGTATACGTCAATAATAATGAGCATAGTGGCGATAGAGTAGTGTGCAATTGTGGCACAACATTCAGGGTGCAACATTCAGTCTTGACCTGTTACCAATGTTCTAGTAAAGAGATTCATTTGCCGCTCCGGTAGACAATATCATAATTCGGGATCATAATTCAGGACGAGACAAAAGAAAGGAGAGATTTGGTGTTGCATTAGTTTCTTTAATAATGAATTCCAGTACATGGTTTAGGAATTACATGTTATCAATAAGTGATTTTTCTGGTTGGAAAGAAACTGGAATGGCACTCACTACAACACAGACCAGACGAGATACAAAGTTTTCTATAAGTCCCTCAGTAACTTCACTGATCCCAACATACAGACATTTGCATAATAGCAAATCAGTCAAGTTCACCCCCAAAGAACATAACTCAAAAAGCACAAAAGGTATGAAAAATGTAAGAAAAGTGTAaggaaaaacatatatatatatagtatttatataaaaaaaggaATAATACTTAAGAGGTTAAAGGTATTTAGCTACTATCAGTACTGCGGCTGCTGCTGccaccactgctgctgctgctgatgctggagctgctgctgctcatgTCTGATCTCTCTCTTTTGTGAATTTGCTCATGTGCTTTGAGATGGCCTGACTGGCTGAAGTTCTTCCCACACTGGAGGCAGGCGAAAGGTCGCTCCCCAGTGTGGATTTGCTGGTGTGCTTTAAGATGTCCCAAACGGCCAAAGCTCTTACCGCACTGTGTGCAGCCGAATGGCCTCACCCCGGAATGTATCTTCTCGTGTGTTTTGAGGACCCCCGAGTTGCTGAATGTCTTCCCGCACTGAGAGCAGCAGTACGGTTTCTCGCCGGTGTGAATCTGCAGGTGATTGTGGTAGCTCATTTCCTTggtgaagctcttcccacagtgTTGGCAGCAGAAAGGCCTCTCTCCGGTGTGGCTTAGCTGGTGGGCTTTGAGCTCCTTGGACTGcccaaagctcttcccacactgaagGCAACAGAAGGGCTTCTCGCCGGTGTGTAGCCGCTGGTGTGAGCGGAGGTCATCTGCTTTGGTGAAGCCCTTGGGGCAGTGGGCACAGATGTAGGGTTTCTGACCTGTGTGAATGagctggtgcctcttcaggttccCTGCCTGGCCGAAGCTTTTGCCGCACTGCGAGCAGGTATAcggcctctctcctgtgtgaatgcgCTGGTGTGTTTTGAGGTTCCCCAGAGTGCTGAAATTCTTCCCACACTGGGTGCAAGAGAAAGGCTTCTCCCCACTGAGGTTACGAGGTTTGCGTGGGGTTGTGCTATGCCCTTTCGTGCTTGTGTGACCTGGGCCTTTGCCAGCATGGGTGGACTGCAGCTCGTAGAGGCCTCCTGCACCAGGGAACTCGTTGTCCAGCCTATGGCCTTCCATGACCCCGTCATGGCTGAGCTTGTTTAGCTCGGTCCGGAGCTCTGCCATGTGGATGGACTCTAGGCTCATCTCTGTCTTGATATGGCTGGACATCAGGTTGGGCTCGTACTCAGTCTTGATGGCCCCGAGCTCGGTGGTGTAATAACACTGCAGGTCAGCGTGCTGCTCCGACCTGATGTAGTCCAGGCTGTCGGACACGTGGGTGATGTAGTCGAACACCAGGCTGGGCTCGTAGTGAGACTTCATAGAATACGAGTCGCTCTCGTACTCTGAGCTGTGGAAGCAGTGGAGGTCGTGGACGTGGTGCTCAGACTTGATGTAGTCCAACCCACTGATCTCCATCTTG
This genomic stretch from Salmo trutta chromosome 32, fSalTru1.1, whole genome shotgun sequence harbors:
- the LOC115171037 gene encoding gastrula zinc finger protein XlCGF57.1-like, giving the protein MAELETECITLGLDTLHASECGSPPLDPLRPECTSPTLHLLSSNCSTPTLGTLAAEIAEPMVMLPCVKTEPADDLDPIRTVDLSEIQPLSTAELGHEQIKMEISGLDYIKSEHHVHDLHCFHSSEYESDSYSMKSHYEPSLVFDYITHVSDSLDYIRSEQHADLQCYYTTELGAIKTEYEPNLMSSHIKTEMSLESIHMAELRTELNKLSHDGVMEGHRLDNEFPGAGGLYELQSTHAGKGPGHTSTKGHSTTPRKPRNLSGEKPFSCTQCGKNFSTLGNLKTHQRIHTGERPYTCSQCGKSFGQAGNLKRHQLIHTGQKPYICAHCPKGFTKADDLRSHQRLHTGEKPFCCLQCGKSFGQSKELKAHQLSHTGERPFCCQHCGKSFTKEMSYHNHLQIHTGEKPYCCSQCGKTFSNSGVLKTHEKIHSGVRPFGCTQCGKSFGRLGHLKAHQQIHTGERPFACLQCGKNFSQSGHLKAHEQIHKRERSDMSSSSSSISSSSSGGSSSRSTDSS